From one Paenibacillus terrae HPL-003 genomic stretch:
- the aroC gene encoding chorismate synthase produces the protein MSLRYLTAGETHGPQLTAIVEGMPSNLKLDFEELNFQLHRRQKGYGRGRRMQIEKDTANIAGGVRHGYTTGAPIALVVENNDWKHWQNIMNIEPIEGSDEEKRRVHRPRPGHADLNGGLKYNLKDLRNVLERSSARETAIRVACGGLARQLLAEFGIKVAGQVIRIGEIEAPYRELPIDELIAVTEASSVRVTDPETEKKMEAYIDLIKQEGDSVGGVVECIVEGVPIGLGSHVQYDRKLDARIAQGVMSINAFKGVEIGIGFEAGELRGSQVHDEILHDDERGYHRRTNRLGGFEGGMTNGMPVVVRGVMKPIPTLYKPLQSVDIDTKEAFTAQVERSDACAVPAASVVMEHVVAWEIAKALLEKFGGDSIEEIRANIASYEEQLGRY, from the coding sequence ATGAGTTTACGTTACTTAACCGCGGGGGAAACGCATGGTCCCCAGCTTACTGCGATTGTAGAGGGCATGCCGAGCAATTTAAAATTGGATTTTGAAGAATTGAATTTTCAGCTACACCGTCGTCAGAAGGGGTATGGACGGGGTCGACGTATGCAGATTGAAAAGGATACGGCCAACATTGCCGGAGGCGTTCGTCACGGGTATACCACAGGTGCGCCGATTGCCCTGGTTGTGGAAAACAACGATTGGAAGCATTGGCAGAACATTATGAATATTGAGCCTATCGAAGGCAGTGACGAGGAAAAGCGCCGGGTTCACCGCCCGCGTCCGGGTCATGCGGATCTGAACGGCGGACTAAAATACAATCTGAAGGATCTGCGCAACGTGCTGGAACGTTCCAGTGCCCGTGAAACAGCGATTCGTGTCGCATGCGGCGGGTTGGCCCGTCAATTGCTGGCAGAATTCGGAATCAAGGTGGCTGGGCAGGTTATCCGCATTGGAGAAATCGAGGCACCTTACCGCGAGTTGCCGATTGACGAGCTAATCGCCGTGACAGAGGCCTCTTCGGTGAGAGTAACTGATCCGGAAACGGAAAAGAAAATGGAAGCCTACATTGACCTGATCAAGCAAGAAGGCGATTCGGTTGGTGGCGTAGTGGAATGTATCGTGGAAGGTGTTCCAATCGGTTTGGGCAGTCATGTACAGTATGATCGGAAGCTCGATGCACGCATTGCCCAAGGAGTCATGTCCATTAATGCGTTCAAAGGCGTGGAAATCGGTATCGGCTTTGAAGCTGGAGAACTGCGTGGTTCTCAGGTGCATGATGAGATTTTGCATGATGACGAACGTGGATATCACCGCCGTACCAATCGTTTGGGCGGTTTCGAGGGTGGTATGACAAACGGAATGCCAGTCGTGGTTCGTGGCGTGATGAAGCCGATCCCGACACTATACAAGCCGCTGCAAAGCGTGGATATTGATACGAAGGAAGCGTTCACCGCTCAGGTTGAGCGTTCGGATGCATGTGCCGTACCAGCGGCAAGTGTGGTTATGGAGCATGTTGTAGCCTGGGAGATAGCCAAGGCTTTGCTTGAAAAATTCGGCGGCGATTCCATTGAAGAAATCCGTGCGAACATTGCATCCTATGAAGAACAACTGGGACGGTACTAA
- a CDS encoding CheR family methyltransferase gives MTDMELGQTDPDYTAFIRKIKDSTGIDLAQYKEAQMKRRLTTLRNKNGFPSFVSFYDAMMKEKPLFYEFLDRMTINVSEFWRNPNRWEVLRDTILPQLLAGKQKLKLWSAACSTGEEPYSLAMVLDGKGILGNCSITASDIDDGALAKAKEGRYLERSLKDVPEQVASKYFKPDGAMYRIDDRLKQAVKFQKQNLLLDRFEDGYDLIICRNVMIYFTEEAKHKLYQKFAASLRPGGVLFVGSTEQIFSPNQYGLESTETFFYRKKA, from the coding sequence ATGACGGATATGGAACTGGGTCAGACGGACCCCGATTACACAGCGTTTATCCGCAAAATCAAGGACAGCACAGGTATTGATCTTGCACAATACAAGGAAGCACAGATGAAAAGGCGGTTAACTACGCTTCGCAACAAAAACGGGTTTCCCAGTTTTGTTTCTTTTTATGATGCCATGATGAAAGAAAAGCCCCTGTTCTATGAATTTCTGGATCGGATGACGATCAATGTTTCAGAGTTTTGGCGTAATCCCAATCGGTGGGAAGTACTGCGGGATACGATTTTGCCACAGCTGCTTGCAGGTAAGCAGAAGCTCAAGCTGTGGAGTGCGGCCTGTTCGACTGGCGAGGAGCCGTACAGCTTGGCTATGGTGCTGGACGGCAAGGGGATTTTGGGGAATTGCTCCATTACGGCCTCTGACATTGATGACGGTGCACTGGCTAAAGCCAAGGAAGGCAGATATTTGGAGCGTTCGCTCAAGGATGTGCCTGAACAGGTAGCCAGTAAGTATTTCAAGCCGGATGGTGCGATGTATCGAATTGACGACCGTTTGAAGCAGGCTGTGAAATTTCAAAAGCAAAATTTGCTGCTGGATCGGTTTGAGGACGGCTACGATCTCATTATCTGCCGGAATGTCATGATTTATTTTACGGAAGAGGCCAAGCATAAGCTGTACCAGAAGTTTGCAGCCAGTCTTCGTCCCGGCGGTGTCCTGTTTGTCGGCAGTACAGAGCAAATTTTTTCTCCAAACCAATATGGTCTGGAATCAACGGAAACCTTTTTTTATCGTAAAAAAGCATAA
- the ndk gene encoding nucleoside-diphosphate kinase: MDRTFLMVKPDGVQRGLIGRIISRLEDKGFKMTAGKLVQVSREQAERHYAEHVGKPFFEELVGFITSGPVFAMVWEGDNIVTLSRLLIGKTQVTEALPGTIRGDFAAHTPFNLIHGSDSPESAEREIANFFTPEDTVRYEKSVATWV; encoded by the coding sequence ATGGATCGTACGTTTTTGATGGTTAAACCGGATGGAGTACAACGCGGACTAATTGGACGTATTATTAGTCGTCTGGAAGACAAAGGCTTCAAAATGACGGCTGGTAAACTTGTGCAGGTATCTAGAGAACAGGCGGAACGGCATTATGCTGAGCATGTGGGCAAGCCCTTTTTTGAAGAGCTTGTAGGCTTTATCACTTCTGGCCCTGTATTCGCCATGGTTTGGGAAGGGGATAACATCGTTACCCTGTCCCGCCTGCTGATTGGTAAAACACAAGTGACAGAAGCTCTTCCGGGCACGATCCGGGGAGACTTTGCTGCACATACACCGTTTAACCTCATTCACGGTTCAGATTCACCGGAGAGCGCGGAGCGCGAGATTGCGAATTTTTTCACGCCGGAGGATACCGTTCGGTATGAAAAAAGTGTGGCGACCTGGGTGTAA
- a CDS encoding UbiA-like polyprenyltransferase: MFKKIAIFLEMIKIEHTLFALPFAFMGAVLGSVVVTGTLPSWSQIGWILLAMVGARSAAFGFNRMIDRVIDAKNPRTAGRAIPAGLLKSSEVVIFIIVSLVLLFWASFKLSPLAFKLFPLAFFMLVFYSYTKRFTWLCHFVLGLTIGLAPLGAWVAVTGQIDLTAIVLYLTIAFWTAGFDIIYACQDIDFDQNEGVYSIPARFGVAGALNIARAFHVITALGFIVLFFITDLSWWYLAGMIISYIILFYEHYIVSPKDLSRVQMAFFTMNGVLSTVVFAFTLVDLVVRQ; encoded by the coding sequence ATGTTTAAGAAAATTGCTATTTTTTTGGAAATGATTAAAATTGAACATACGTTATTTGCGCTCCCATTTGCATTTATGGGGGCTGTATTGGGGTCAGTTGTCGTGACAGGCACACTTCCATCGTGGTCACAGATCGGATGGATCTTACTGGCTATGGTTGGCGCACGAAGCGCGGCTTTCGGCTTCAATCGTATGATCGACCGTGTTATTGATGCGAAAAATCCGCGTACGGCAGGACGTGCCATCCCGGCGGGGTTGCTCAAGTCGAGCGAAGTGGTCATTTTTATTATTGTCAGTTTGGTGCTGTTGTTCTGGGCATCATTCAAGCTAAGTCCGCTGGCGTTCAAGCTGTTCCCACTGGCCTTTTTTATGCTTGTTTTTTACTCTTACACCAAGCGTTTTACCTGGCTTTGCCATTTCGTACTTGGTCTGACCATTGGATTGGCACCGCTGGGCGCGTGGGTTGCAGTGACGGGGCAAATAGATTTAACTGCTATTGTATTATATCTCACGATTGCATTTTGGACGGCTGGATTTGATATTATTTATGCTTGTCAAGATATTGATTTTGACCAGAATGAGGGCGTTTATTCCATTCCTGCCCGCTTTGGTGTAGCAGGTGCACTCAACATCGCCCGGGCATTCCATGTCATTACAGCGCTCGGATTTATTGTGTTATTCTTTATTACAGATTTAAGCTGGTGGTATCTGGCGGGTATGATTATTTCGTACATTATCTTATTCTATGAGCACTATATCGTATCTCCGAAGGACCTGAGTCGTGTGCAGATGGCGTTCTTTACGATGAACGGTGTACTAAGCACGGTCGTATTTGCTTTTACACTGGTTGATTTGGTGGTGCGTCAATAA
- a CDS encoding HU family DNA-binding protein: MNKTDLINQVSESTELSKKDVTKAVDAVFEAISGALQNGDKVQLVGFGNFEVRERSARKGRNPQTGEEIEIPASKIPAFKPGKALKDGIK, from the coding sequence ATGAATAAAACGGATTTGATCAATCAGGTTTCCGAAAGCACTGAATTGTCCAAAAAGGACGTAACTAAAGCCGTTGACGCTGTATTCGAAGCAATCTCCGGTGCGCTGCAAAACGGAGACAAGGTGCAACTGGTAGGTTTCGGGAACTTTGAGGTTCGTGAACGTTCTGCACGTAAAGGACGTAACCCGCAAACAGGAGAAGAAATCGAAATCCCTGCGAGCAAAATTCCGGCATTTAAACCGGGTAAAGCGCTCAAGGACGGAATTAAATAA
- the mtrB gene encoding trp RNA-binding attenuation protein MtrB, whose amino-acid sequence MEDNVTGSSEYVVIKAKSNGCQVFGLTRGQDTRLHHSEKLDKGEVLIVQFTDHTSAIKIRGKAVVMTKHGVVDTED is encoded by the coding sequence ATGGAAGATAACGTGACGGGTAGTAGTGAGTACGTTGTGATTAAAGCAAAAAGTAACGGATGTCAGGTTTTTGGTCTGACAAGAGGCCAGGATACACGCCTGCATCATTCAGAAAAATTGGATAAAGGTGAGGTGCTGATCGTCCAATTTACCGATCATACCTCTGCTATTAAAATTCGTGGCAAGGCCGTTGTGATGACCAAGCACGGGGTCGTGGATACAGAGGATTAA
- a CDS encoding ABC transporter permease: MKEKWLNVSFRYGAVVVIIGVLAFFSATLPYFWTYDNLMDILGSIAIVTFVAIGVTLSLIVDGFDLSVGATVSLTTIVSASLMVWYEQPVAVVIIVSLVVGAVVGLLNSLLIVKLRIPDLLATLAMMYIVSGIHKTYAQGYTIYNHMQFPDGSKAPGEISPAFLILGQGKWLGIPISVILLLLAVAAVHIFLTYTKHGRQMYVTGGNEEAARLSGIRVKKVRTLAYVASGVFAAIAGILYASRVGSGQIDAGSPLLMEAVAAVFVGFSVFGAGKPNAIGTFIGAVLIGVLVNGLTMMNVQYFAHDIVKGVVLVLALAITFYVLNRRRT, translated from the coding sequence ATGAAGGAAAAATGGTTAAACGTTTCATTTCGTTATGGGGCTGTAGTCGTAATTATTGGTGTGCTGGCGTTTTTTTCGGCCACATTGCCCTATTTCTGGACGTATGATAATTTGATGGACATTCTTGGCTCTATTGCGATTGTGACTTTCGTCGCAATTGGTGTGACATTGTCTCTCATCGTGGACGGTTTTGATCTTTCCGTCGGTGCTACGGTGTCTTTAACCACTATTGTTTCAGCTTCGTTGATGGTCTGGTATGAACAGCCTGTTGCGGTGGTCATTATTGTGTCTCTGGTTGTCGGTGCGGTGGTGGGACTACTGAACTCATTGTTGATCGTTAAGCTTCGTATTCCCGATTTGCTGGCAACCCTTGCGATGATGTATATTGTAAGCGGGATTCATAAAACGTACGCTCAAGGCTACACCATTTATAATCATATGCAATTTCCTGATGGCAGCAAGGCGCCAGGAGAAATATCTCCTGCTTTTCTTATTTTGGGACAAGGCAAATGGCTAGGTATCCCGATTTCGGTTATTTTGCTGCTGCTAGCGGTAGCGGCGGTGCATATTTTCTTAACCTACACAAAGCATGGGCGTCAAATGTATGTGACCGGAGGGAATGAGGAAGCAGCTCGTCTGTCGGGCATACGGGTAAAAAAAGTCCGTACACTGGCCTACGTCGCTTCAGGCGTATTTGCAGCCATTGCCGGTATTTTGTATGCCTCACGAGTAGGATCGGGCCAAATCGATGCAGGATCTCCCTTGCTGATGGAGGCGGTAGCCGCGGTTTTTGTCGGCTTTTCGGTTTTTGGAGCGGGTAAACCGAATGCCATTGGTACGTTTATCGGTGCAGTTTTGATCGGGGTATTGGTAAACGGACTGACGATGATGAACGTGCAGTATTTTGCTCATGATATTGTCAAAGGAGTTGTGCTGGTGCTCGCGCTGGCCATCACTTTTTATGTGCTAAACCGTCGCCGTACTTGA
- a CDS encoding demethylmenaquinone methyltransferase, with translation MGSSDTKPKEQFVHGVFESIAGKYDLMNDILSFRRHKAWRKYTMEKMNMHHGDTAIDLCCGTCDWTLAMARASESGHILGLDFSQNMLNVGERKIVSEAREKQIKLVQGNAMELPFEDNSFDYATIGFGLRNVPDLRRVLQEMQRVVKPGGQVVCLELSKPTWQPFKGIYYAYFKHILPMLGKLFAKRYEQYKWLPDSLALFPGRDELAGIFREVGLKDVQAHSLTGGIAALHIGIKESQHV, from the coding sequence ATGGGATCAAGCGACACCAAGCCGAAAGAGCAATTCGTTCATGGCGTGTTTGAGAGCATCGCAGGTAAATACGACTTGATGAACGATATACTGAGCTTTCGCAGACATAAGGCTTGGCGTAAATATACGATGGAAAAAATGAACATGCACCACGGGGATACAGCAATCGACCTTTGCTGTGGTACGTGTGACTGGACGCTCGCGATGGCGCGTGCAAGTGAAAGTGGTCACATCTTAGGGCTGGATTTTAGCCAGAACATGCTGAATGTAGGCGAGCGTAAAATTGTATCAGAGGCACGTGAAAAGCAGATCAAGCTTGTTCAGGGCAATGCGATGGAGCTGCCTTTTGAAGACAATTCTTTTGACTACGCAACGATTGGCTTTGGTCTGCGTAATGTGCCTGATTTGCGCCGTGTATTACAGGAAATGCAGCGTGTCGTCAAACCTGGCGGGCAGGTCGTATGTCTGGAACTATCCAAGCCTACATGGCAGCCGTTCAAGGGAATTTACTATGCATACTTTAAACACATCTTGCCCATGCTCGGCAAATTGTTCGCCAAACGTTATGAGCAATACAAATGGCTCCCTGATTCGTTGGCGCTTTTTCCGGGAAGGGATGAGCTGGCTGGCATCTTCCGTGAAGTTGGATTAAAGGATGTACAGGCTCATTCTCTCACTGGAGGCATTGCGGCATTGCATATTGGAATCAAGGAGAGTCAGCATGTTTAA
- a CDS encoding UbiX family flavin prenyltransferase encodes MNHNQVSNHQGKRIVIGITGASGSIYGIRLVETLLDLQYTVHLIVSNAGWRVLKEELGWNVTDREGALNDKFGGRPGSLVYHPFTDIGASIASGSYLVDAMVIMPCSMGTLSAVAHGSSDNLMARAADVMLKEGRPLILVPRETPLHAIHLENMLKLARLGVKMIPAMPAFYFHPKTLDDIVMFLVGKVLDSLRIEHQLFTRWGDSDADTGHQDNHNRKN; translated from the coding sequence ATGAATCATAATCAGGTGAGCAACCATCAAGGCAAACGAATCGTTATTGGCATTACAGGCGCGAGCGGAAGCATTTATGGGATACGGCTGGTAGAGACACTGCTGGATTTGCAATACACAGTTCACCTGATTGTTTCCAACGCTGGCTGGCGGGTACTCAAAGAGGAATTAGGATGGAACGTGACTGACCGGGAAGGGGCTCTGAATGACAAATTCGGAGGCCGTCCCGGTTCTCTTGTATACCATCCATTCACGGATATTGGAGCTTCGATTGCGAGCGGCTCTTATCTGGTGGACGCGATGGTTATCATGCCTTGCTCGATGGGAACATTGTCCGCAGTGGCGCATGGCTCGTCCGATAATCTCATGGCGCGTGCAGCAGACGTGATGTTGAAGGAAGGCCGTCCGCTAATTCTAGTGCCGCGTGAGACGCCGCTGCATGCCATCCATTTGGAAAATATGCTTAAGCTTGCAAGGCTCGGGGTCAAAATGATTCCTGCTATGCCGGCTTTTTACTTTCATCCGAAAACGCTGGATGATATCGTAATGTTCCTCGTAGGCAAAGTATTGGACAGCTTGCGAATCGAACATCAACTGTTTACGAGATGGGGGGATTCCGATGCCGACACCGGACACCAAGACAATCACAATCGGAAAAATTAA
- a CDS encoding heptaprenyl diphosphate synthase component 1: MKPYRVPQLARKYVEYDMIQQHTEMPAFPDSRTRLLFMFLNRNAQELHASEEELYALVTSLLQMGLDTHDMIDTLSGIRSPEEMRSRQLKVLAGDYFSSRFYQLLALAGHITTISKLSDAVCEVNAGKMSLYWEMKHLRLNAAQYLTQMVHFKKELFLSFTSLVAEQDREVWEQLLNEFALCDTLAEEWHKRTESDKSRFGYMFWHVYSNGDQNERELLSESGSDTDVWHKLVLKYKAENAILNKLQTTVTHIRQILSDDQNTGIEEFERMLEPFLKLLNSPHPVVREG, from the coding sequence ATGAAACCGTATCGCGTACCCCAATTAGCAAGGAAATATGTGGAATACGACATGATTCAACAACATACGGAAATGCCGGCTTTTCCTGACAGTCGTACCCGCCTGTTGTTTATGTTTTTGAACCGGAATGCGCAGGAGCTACATGCCAGCGAGGAAGAATTATACGCATTGGTCACCTCGCTTTTGCAGATGGGGCTGGATACGCATGATATGATCGATACTTTATCCGGTATACGAAGTCCGGAGGAGATGCGTTCCAGACAGTTGAAAGTGTTGGCTGGGGACTATTTTAGCAGCCGCTTTTATCAGCTGCTTGCACTGGCAGGCCACATCACGACCATTTCGAAGCTGAGTGATGCTGTATGTGAAGTAAACGCTGGTAAAATGAGCCTGTATTGGGAGATGAAGCATCTCCGTCTGAATGCTGCACAGTATTTAACTCAGATGGTTCATTTTAAAAAGGAGCTTTTTCTATCCTTTACTTCCCTTGTGGCAGAGCAGGATCGGGAAGTCTGGGAGCAGCTTCTCAACGAATTTGCCCTCTGTGATACGCTGGCAGAGGAGTGGCATAAGCGTACAGAATCGGACAAGTCCCGTTTCGGATATATGTTCTGGCATGTTTATAGTAATGGTGACCAGAATGAACGGGAGCTGCTGTCTGAGAGTGGTTCAGACACTGATGTATGGCACAAGCTTGTTCTGAAGTACAAAGCCGAGAACGCGATACTGAACAAGCTCCAGACAACTGTTACACACATCCGGCAGATCCTGTCAGATGATCAAAATACGGGGATCGAGGAATTCGAACGCATGCTGGAGCCTTTCCTGAAGCTGCTGAATAGTCCACACCCGGTTGTGAGGGAAGGTTAG
- a CDS encoding sugar ABC transporter ATP-binding protein, translating to MSSQVYTLEMKKISKQFAGVDALRSVDFTVHGGEIHALLGANGAGKSTLMKILSGAYRSDQGSIVAGGKELNIGSPWEAKRAGIHCVYQEVDSALVPQLSVAENIVLDDLSAPEGRWWAAPGSMRKRAREALGRLEADIDVRQYVSELTLAEKQLVLIARILTQQANTIIFDEPTAPLSEEETRRLFRTIHALKAEGVACILITHRLPEVIKHSDRVTVMRDGEQVFTGPSSDLSVGDIVTHMLGKTFEEEFPKTDAPIGETVLEAKGLHRGLRVHGVDLQVRRGEILSIVGLVGAGKTELSRLLTGADKPDKGELVFKGRSIRLREPADAIAQRIVSIPEERRKQGILIEETVERNLSLPLLGKLSVLGFISRRKERTNGNEVVASLGIKTPSLRQDVKYLSGGNQQKVAIGKWLHSGADVFVFDEPTKGVDIGAKSDIFRIIGELAAQGKAVIYLTCEFAEGIGIGDRIAVMYDGKIIKEFARGEVEQEQLLLYASGGEEVHL from the coding sequence ATGAGTTCACAAGTGTATACACTGGAAATGAAGAAAATCAGCAAACAGTTTGCTGGTGTGGATGCGCTGCGGTCCGTGGATTTTACGGTGCATGGCGGCGAAATTCACGCTCTGCTGGGCGCAAACGGAGCAGGTAAAAGCACGCTGATGAAAATTTTATCCGGCGCGTATCGTTCTGATCAGGGAAGTATTGTAGCAGGTGGCAAGGAGCTGAACATTGGTTCGCCGTGGGAGGCGAAGAGGGCGGGGATTCACTGTGTCTATCAGGAGGTCGATTCGGCGCTTGTGCCGCAGCTGAGCGTCGCGGAGAACATTGTACTGGACGATTTGTCTGCACCCGAAGGACGCTGGTGGGCTGCGCCGGGTTCCATGCGTAAACGCGCGCGCGAGGCGCTGGGACGGCTGGAGGCCGATATTGATGTACGGCAATACGTTTCTGAGTTGACGTTGGCAGAAAAGCAGCTTGTACTCATTGCGCGTATTTTGACACAGCAAGCAAATACAATCATTTTCGATGAGCCTACAGCGCCGCTCAGCGAAGAAGAAACGCGGCGCTTGTTCCGCACAATCCATGCGCTCAAGGCGGAGGGCGTTGCATGTATTCTTATCACCCACCGATTGCCGGAGGTCATCAAACACAGCGACCGGGTTACGGTGATGCGTGATGGGGAGCAAGTATTCACAGGTCCATCCTCTGATTTGAGTGTTGGCGACATCGTTACGCATATGCTTGGTAAAACATTTGAGGAGGAATTTCCGAAAACGGATGCTCCTATCGGTGAAACGGTGCTGGAAGCCAAGGGGCTTCACAGGGGATTACGGGTTCACGGTGTCGATTTGCAGGTCAGACGCGGGGAAATCTTGTCTATCGTAGGTTTGGTCGGTGCGGGCAAAACGGAGCTGTCCCGGCTTCTTACAGGTGCTGATAAGCCCGATAAGGGGGAACTGGTCTTTAAAGGCCGCTCCATTCGCCTGAGAGAGCCTGCGGACGCGATAGCTCAGAGGATTGTGTCCATACCTGAGGAACGGCGCAAGCAGGGTATATTAATCGAAGAGACGGTAGAACGAAACCTTAGTCTTCCGCTATTGGGTAAGTTGAGTGTACTTGGCTTTATCAGTCGTCGCAAAGAACGTACGAACGGTAACGAAGTCGTTGCTTCCCTGGGCATTAAGACGCCATCTCTGCGTCAGGACGTTAAATATTTGAGTGGCGGGAATCAGCAAAAGGTTGCGATAGGTAAATGGCTGCATTCCGGGGCAGATGTGTTTGTTTTTGACGAGCCGACCAAGGGTGTGGATATCGGGGCAAAAAGTGATATTTTCCGTATCATTGGTGAATTGGCGGCCCAGGGAAAAGCGGTCATCTATCTAACCTGTGAATTTGCTGAGGGCATCGGCATTGGTGATCGAATTGCGGTGATGTATGACGGAAAAATAATAAAGGAATTTGCGCGGGGCGAAGTGGAGCAGGAACAGCTTCTGTTGTATGCCAGCGGCGGTGAAGAGGTGCACTTATGA
- a CDS encoding polyprenyl synthetase family protein, which translates to MKRLDLFGLLKKDMNFIEEELYRSIDSTEPLINDTSLHLLKAGGKRLRPVFVLLGGKFGEYDLDKLKRIAVPLELIHSASLVHDDVIDDAEMRRGQPTVKSKWDNRVAMYTGDYIYARALSIVAGLPNPDIHRVLSKALVQMSIGEMEQIRDFFNVDQSVRNYLLRIRRKTALLIAVSCQLGAMATGAKERVNSLLYTYGYNVGMAFQIQDDLLDLCGTEKKLGKPPGSDMRQGNITLPVIYALGQPELRDDLLAEIGRIQAGDGQGDARKAVDMIKKSEGIAKAEILADRYIKKALLALDLLPDVKTKKTLRDIAHFVTRRSY; encoded by the coding sequence ATGAAACGATTGGATTTGTTCGGTTTATTAAAGAAGGATATGAACTTCATAGAAGAAGAGCTGTACCGCAGCATCGACAGCACGGAGCCGTTGATTAATGATACGTCGCTTCATCTGCTCAAAGCGGGAGGCAAGCGTTTGCGGCCGGTATTTGTACTGCTGGGAGGCAAGTTTGGGGAATATGATCTGGACAAGCTCAAACGCATAGCGGTACCGCTGGAACTCATTCATTCTGCTTCCCTTGTTCACGATGATGTGATTGACGATGCGGAGATGAGGCGCGGCCAGCCAACTGTGAAGTCCAAATGGGACAATAGGGTGGCTATGTACACCGGAGACTACATATATGCGCGTGCGCTTTCGATAGTCGCGGGACTGCCGAATCCGGACATTCATCGGGTGCTGTCCAAGGCGCTGGTGCAAATGTCTATCGGTGAAATGGAACAAATCCGCGATTTTTTTAATGTGGATCAGAGTGTACGTAATTATTTGCTTCGTATACGTCGCAAAACGGCATTGTTGATTGCGGTCAGCTGCCAATTGGGAGCTATGGCTACAGGTGCGAAGGAAAGAGTAAATTCTCTATTGTATACCTATGGCTATAATGTAGGTATGGCCTTTCAAATTCAGGATGATTTGCTTGATCTGTGTGGCACGGAAAAAAAGCTTGGCAAGCCTCCAGGCAGTGATATGAGGCAGGGGAATATTACGCTTCCGGTTATTTATGCGCTTGGACAGCCTGAGCTGCGTGACGATCTATTGGCTGAAATCGGTCGTATTCAGGCTGGGGACGGGCAGGGAGATGCTCGCAAAGCGGTGGATATGATTAAAAAAAGTGAAGGAATCGCTAAAGCAGAAATTCTCGCCGACCGATATATTAAAAAAGCGCTACTCGCGCTGGACTTACTTCCAGATGTCAAAACGAAAAAGACGCTGCGCGATATTGCTCATTTTGTTACCCGCCGCTCCTACTAA
- a CDS encoding menaquinone biosynthesis protein: protein MPTPDTKTITIGKIKYTNAWPIFHYFNPSQLLHPAELISRVPAELNRSMLKGNLDISAMSSFAYASGAEDMLLLPDLSVSADGPVQSILLFSRQPLDEIKNGTIALTNTSATSVNLLKILMQKAWEGQPSYFDCEPDLDLMLEQADAGLLIGDHAIKASWRRDGLYVTDLGEEWKRWTGYSMTFAVWAVRRVFATQNPDAVTEVANAFRASKQRSLSDLTSVISEARKEIGGLRDYWERYFTNLCYDFGEKEQKGLELYFQYAHELGLLDRRVKPLLWSDNTLTRVKE from the coding sequence ATGCCGACACCGGACACCAAGACAATCACAATCGGAAAAATTAAATATACCAATGCTTGGCCCATTTTTCATTATTTTAATCCTTCACAGCTCCTCCATCCGGCGGAGCTGATTTCTAGAGTCCCGGCTGAATTGAACCGCAGTATGCTGAAAGGAAATCTGGATATCAGCGCGATGTCTTCCTTTGCCTATGCATCCGGTGCCGAGGATATGCTGCTGTTGCCAGATCTGTCTGTCAGCGCAGACGGTCCTGTGCAATCCATTTTGCTGTTCTCACGCCAGCCGCTGGATGAAATTAAAAACGGAACAATTGCGTTGACGAATACGTCTGCTACATCCGTGAATTTATTGAAAATTTTGATGCAGAAGGCGTGGGAAGGCCAACCTTCCTATTTCGACTGCGAGCCGGATTTGGATCTGATGCTGGAGCAGGCGGATGCGGGGCTGTTGATTGGAGATCACGCGATCAAGGCATCCTGGCGGCGTGATGGTCTGTACGTTACGGACCTCGGAGAAGAGTGGAAACGCTGGACGGGGTACAGTATGACCTTTGCCGTATGGGCAGTACGCCGTGTTTTTGCTACACAGAATCCTGATGCGGTGACTGAAGTAGCGAATGCATTTCGTGCAAGCAAGCAGCGCAGCCTGTCTGATCTGACGTCTGTTATTTCCGAAGCCCGCAAGGAAATTGGAGGCTTGCGGGATTATTGGGAGCGCTACTTTACTAATCTGTGTTATGATTTTGGAGAGAAGGAACAAAAGGGTTTAGAGCTTTATTTTCAGTATGCGCATGAACTGGGGCTGCTTGACCGACGAGTGAAGCCGCTTCTCTGGAGTGACAATACGCTGACACGGGTGAAAGAATGA